The genomic DNA AGAACCTGCTCATTCCTACCCAGGGAGGGCAGCAGGTGCCGCTTTACCTGCTGGCGGATGTGCAGCTGCAGGAAGGCCCTTACCAGATACAACGCGAAGATGCCAAACGGCGCATCATGGTGGGCTTTAACGTTCGCGGCCGCGATGTACAAAGTATAGTAAGCGAACTGCAGCAAAAGGTACAACAAAAACTAAAGCTACCCTCGGGCTATTACGTGGTGTATGGCGGCGCTTTTGAAAACCTGGAGGCTGCCCGCAAGCGCCTTAGCGTGGCAGTACCGGTTGCGCTGGGGCTTATATTCCTGCTCTTATACTTCGCTTTCCGGTCGGTACGCTACGGCCTGCTGATCTATTCTGCCATTCCTTTGTCGGCTATTGGTGGTATTTTTGCCCTGTGGCTGCGCCAGATGCCCTTCAGTATTTCGGCCGGGGTCGGATTTATTGCCCTGTTCGGCGTGGCCGTACTCAATGGCATCGTAATGATTGCCGAATTTAACCGGCTGCGGCTGGCGGGTGGTATGAGCCTGCAGGAGATTGTGCTGGAAGGCACCAGGTCCAGGTTGCGCCCGGTGCTGATGACGGCCAGCGTAGCCAGCCTGGGATTTCTACCCATGGCGCTTAGCTCCGGCGCAGGTGCCGAAGTACAACGCCCCCTGGCAACCGTTGTGATCGGAGGACTGATAGTTGCCACCCTGCTAACCTTATTCGTATTGCCTTCATTGTATATCCTCTTCGAAAAAGCAGCGCATCATGACAAAAAAAGTCAAAAGCCGGTGGCTGCTCTGGGGGTGATCCTGCTTCTGATGCTACTACCCAACGGGGTTTCGGCACAAGAAACGATTACCTTGGACAAAGCCATTGCCCGGGCACTTGCTCAAAACATGTCTTTAGCAAACGCGCGGCTGCAGGCAGCTTCGCAGCAAAAGCTGCAGGGCACCGCCTGGGATATTCCGCAAACTGTGGTTGCAGGCGAATACGGGCAGATTAACAGCGCTTATAACGACACCCGCTTCAGCATTTCGCAGAGCATCAAATTTCCGACTGCATATTCCAAACAGAAACAGTTGCTCCAGCACGAGTGGCAGCAGGCTTTGCGCCATTCGGAGCTCAGCGCCTTTGAGCTGCAATGGCAGGTTACCCAGCTATACTATGAGCTGCTGTATACCCATGAAAAACAAAAACTGCTCCTTCGCACGGATAGCCTGTATGCCAGCTTTCTGACGAATGCTGAGCTGCGCTTTGCCAAAGGGGCCAGCAACATCCTGGAGAAGAACACCGCCCAGGCCCAACGGGGACAAGTAAGCCTGCAGCTAAACCAGCTGCAGCAGGAAATTGCCGGGCTGCAGCAGCAGTTTCAGTTGCTGCTGAGCACGGATACGGCCTATGTGCCCGCTGCCCAATCGCTTAAAATGCCCTTGCCAACGCCTGCTGATACTACAGCCCTGGCGGCACATCCCTACTTAAAGCTCTTGCAGCAACAGCAGGAGGTAAGCCGTTCGAAGACACGGGCGGAACAGGCCGGTTTCCTGCCCGAGCTCCACCTGGCCTACAACAACCAAAGTATAAAAGGACGGCAGAACATCGATGGCGTGGAACGAAATTATACCACCTCAGACCGGTTTTCGGCGGTCCAGCTGGGTGTAGGAGTGCCCTTGTTCTTTGGTGCCCAGCGAGCCCGGGTGCAGGCAGCCAGGGTGCAGGAGCAGGTTGCCCGTAACAATTACCAGGGCGGGAAGCTTTCGCTTGAAACGCAGCTTTCCAAAGCGCTGGAGCAATTCCGGCTGGCTACCCAAACCCTTTCCTATTTTGAGCAAACGGCCTTGCCTGGTGCGGCTTCCATCATTAAAACAGCCGATGAACAGTTCCGCAGCGGCGAGATCGATTACCTGGAGTGGGTACTGCTCACCAATCAGGCCATCACCTTGCAGACCAACTACCTGGATGCTGTACGAAGCTACAACCTAAGCTTGCTGGAGATCAGCGCCTTAACAGGAAAAAAATAACGTCATGAAAACCGCTATTTATACCCGCTTTATACTTATTGCCGCCCTCACAGGCCACCTGGCTGCCTGCAGCACCGAGCAACCCGCTGAAACAGCCGTGGCCGAAAAACCGCAGGAAACGAATCTGGTACAGCTTACACCCGCGCAACTGAAAAATGCTGGCCTGCAAACCGGCAAACCACAGCAGAAAACAATTGCCACTGCCCTGCAAGTGAACGGGATAATGGAAGCACCGCCACAAAGCATGATCTCGGTGAGCGTGCCGTTAGGGGGTTACCTGAAAAAAACTAATCTGCTGGCGGGTATGCACCTCAAAAAAGGGCAGTTGATGGCTGAACTGGAAGACCAAGGCTACATCCAGTTACAACAGGATTACCTGACCGCCAAAGCGCGGCTTGCTTACCTGGAGCAGGAGTATAACCGGCAGCGGGAACTGAACCAGAGCAAAGCCAGCAGCGACAAAGTGTATCAGCAAACGCAGGCTGATTTTAAAAGCCAGCGCGTCTTGCTGCAGGCCTTGGGCGAAAAACTGCGAATGGTAGGAACTAACCCCAATAAGCTGACGGAAAATAACCTGACCCGTACCATGCGCCTGTATTCTCCAATTGATGGCTACGTGACGAAGGTAAACGTGAACATAGGGAAGTATGTGGTACCGACAGATGTATTATTTGAGTTGGTAGATCCACGCGACCTGCACCTGATGCTCACCGTTTTCGAAAAAGACCTGGATAAGCTGGCCATTGGGCAGGAGGTTGTGGCCTACCGGGCTAATCAGCCGGAAAAGCAGTACCCGGGCAAGATCGTGTATATTGGCAAAGAAGTAGCCGGCGACAGGGGCGTGGAAGTGCATTGCCACCTGGAAAAGGAAGATCCGGCGCTGGTGCCCGGCATGTTCATGAATGCGGAGGTTGAATTACAGAGCCAGCAGGCGTACACCCTGCCCGAAGAAGCCATCGTTCGTTTTGGAAACAAACAGTATGTTTTTGCCGCGCGCGACAGCGGCATATTTGAAATGCTGGAAGCACAGACCGGCAACTCAGAGCACGGCTTTACCGCTCTGCTCCCTAGCCCATTAGTTCATCCTGAGAACCAGATTTTCGTAACAAAAGGCGCTTATTCGCTTCTGATGAAACTTAAAAACAAGGAAGAGGAATAAATCTCAGGTTAAACGGGTCTAAGAACGGATGCAGGCTTTAGATTTCCAGCTTCCAGTTATTTACCTGGTCAGCAGCAGCTTTTTGCGTGTCGTACCAGTCGTGGAAACTGCTTCCAGCAAGTATAAACCGTTAGCCATACTCTCCGGTAGGATCATCATGGACTCTGAGGTCCCCATTAGATTAGTTTGAAGGTGAAGTCTCCGGATTACGCGGCCAGTCACATCCTGAAGGAACAGGTCTACTGGCTGGCCGGCTTTATAGCCCTGTAGCTTTACAGCTACCCGCCCCGTTATACTTGGGTTCGGCCACACCTGCAGGGTGCAACAGGTGTTAGAGCCTGCCAGCGGTGGAGGTGTCCCCAGGGCCGTAGCGGAGTCCGGACCCGCTACTTCAATAGCAGAAATAAGTGCATTGCCCGAAAGGGAGGTAAACCGGATCGAGAGCACGCTATCATTCACCGCAATATCCTTGAAAGACTCCACCACGGCACGGTGATAACCCGCTTGGGCATAAATATCATAGTTGCTGAGCACCTGCTGTCCTTCCATCGCCACAGCAAACCTGCGGGCCCCAGCTTCTTTAAAAGTGGGCTCCACAAAGTATAACTTTACTGCATACTTGCCGGCACCCGGTACCGGTATGTTATAGTCAAAGGCGCTGTCAGTTGGCGCATAACGGTACTGCTGGTAAAGGGAGTCGTCCGGGGTGCCGGCCACTTCAAAGAAATCTGCAGCCGGTTTGCCACCTTCAAAATAGGTATCTGCTCTCCAGAAATGGCCTGCACTATTTGTATAGCCTGCGCCACCTGCATTTATACGTATATTATTCTCCTTGCTTTCAGCGGCAGTAATGGTCAGGTTCAC from Pontibacter liquoris includes the following:
- a CDS encoding efflux RND transporter periplasmic adaptor subunit translates to MKTAIYTRFILIAALTGHLAACSTEQPAETAVAEKPQETNLVQLTPAQLKNAGLQTGKPQQKTIATALQVNGIMEAPPQSMISVSVPLGGYLKKTNLLAGMHLKKGQLMAELEDQGYIQLQQDYLTAKARLAYLEQEYNRQRELNQSKASSDKVYQQTQADFKSQRVLLQALGEKLRMVGTNPNKLTENNLTRTMRLYSPIDGYVTKVNVNIGKYVVPTDVLFELVDPRDLHLMLTVFEKDLDKLAIGQEVVAYRANQPEKQYPGKIVYIGKEVAGDRGVEVHCHLEKEDPALVPGMFMNAEVELQSQQAYTLPEEAIVRFGNKQYVFAARDSGIFEMLEAQTGNSEHGFTALLPSPLVHPENQIFVTKGAYSLLMKLKNKEEE